From Stegostoma tigrinum isolate sSteTig4 chromosome 4, sSteTig4.hap1, whole genome shotgun sequence, a single genomic window includes:
- the mrpl2 gene encoding 39S ribosomal protein L2, mitochondrial isoform X1 — protein sequence MTSWERDDRRSVRTVAAAKPYTTMARAALLRGFTRLTVSPGLSQAESTSCHLLPTVSQLWDPIRLASSLAARAFSCSSVKPGWQPHCELHTSASLANNKQNWLDRSKYTVRPIGVRKTGGRDHTGKIQVHGIGGGHKQRYRMIDFQRLRYRPGQPEAPFEEKVVEVRYDPCRSADIALLAGGSRKRWIIATENMEPGDVVKTSGQIGRMAVSANEGDAYPLGALPVGTLLNSLELQPGKGALYIRAAGTCGALLRKVNGTAIVQLPSKRQVQVLETCVATVGRVSNVDHNKRVIGKAGRNRWLGIRPSSGLWQRKGGWAGRKIRPLPPMKSYVNLPSRGTLS from the exons GGACTGTCGCCGCTGCCAAGCCTTACACCACCATGGCAAGAGCTGCACTCCTTCGTGGATTCACAAGGCTCACTGTGTCTCCTGGCCTTTCCCAGGCTGAGAGCACATCCTGCCATCTGCTCCCAACGGTCTCCCAGCTCTGGGATCCCATCCGACTGGCCTCCTCCCTGGCTGCCAGGGCCTTCAGCTGCAGTTCTGTAAAGCCTGGGTGGCAGCCTCACTGTGAGCTGCATACCTCCGCGAGCCTGGCCAACAACAAACAGAACTGGTTAGATAGGAGCAAGTACACAGTGCGGCCCATCGGAGTGAGAAAGACTGGGGGCCGCGACCACACCG GGAAAATCCAGGTCCATGGGATCGGTGGAGGTCACAAACAGAGATATCGAATGATTGATTTCCAGAGGCTCCGATACCGGCCTGGCCAGCCCGAGGCACCCTTTGAGGAGAAGGTAGTCGAAGTTCGCTACGACCCGTGCAG GTCTGCTGATATTGCGCTGCTCGCTGGGGGAAGCAGGAAGCGGTGGATCATTGCCACAGAAAACATGGAGCCCGGTGATGTCGTGAAAACATCCGGGCAGATCGGCCGGATGGCAG TGTCTGCCAATGAGGGCGACGCCTATCCACTCGGAGCGCTTCCCGTGGGAACACTGCTGAATAGTTTGGAGTTGCAACCAGGGAAAGGAGCCCTGTACATCCGAGCTGCAG GTACTTGTGGTGCGTTGCTTCGGAAGGTGAATGGCACAGCGATTGTTCAGCTTCCATCCAAACGCCAGGTCCAG GTTCTCGAGACATGTGTAGCGACCGTTGGCCGTGtgtctaatgttgaccataacaAGCGTGTGATTGGTAAAGCTGGTCGCAATCGCTGGCTGGGTATCCGGCCCTCAAGTGGCCTGTGGCAGAGGAAGGGTGGCTGGGCTGGTCGGAAGATTCGGCCACTACCACCCATGAAGAGTTATGTAAACCTGCCATCGCGAGGGACTCTGAGCTGA
- the mrpl2 gene encoding 39S ribosomal protein L2, mitochondrial isoform X2 encodes MARAALLRGFTRLTVSPGLSQAESTSCHLLPTVSQLWDPIRLASSLAARAFSCSSVKPGWQPHCELHTSASLANNKQNWLDRSKYTVRPIGVRKTGGRDHTGKIQVHGIGGGHKQRYRMIDFQRLRYRPGQPEAPFEEKVVEVRYDPCRSADIALLAGGSRKRWIIATENMEPGDVVKTSGQIGRMAVSANEGDAYPLGALPVGTLLNSLELQPGKGALYIRAAGTCGALLRKVNGTAIVQLPSKRQVQVLETCVATVGRVSNVDHNKRVIGKAGRNRWLGIRPSSGLWQRKGGWAGRKIRPLPPMKSYVNLPSRGTLS; translated from the exons ATGGCAAGAGCTGCACTCCTTCGTGGATTCACAAGGCTCACTGTGTCTCCTGGCCTTTCCCAGGCTGAGAGCACATCCTGCCATCTGCTCCCAACGGTCTCCCAGCTCTGGGATCCCATCCGACTGGCCTCCTCCCTGGCTGCCAGGGCCTTCAGCTGCAGTTCTGTAAAGCCTGGGTGGCAGCCTCACTGTGAGCTGCATACCTCCGCGAGCCTGGCCAACAACAAACAGAACTGGTTAGATAGGAGCAAGTACACAGTGCGGCCCATCGGAGTGAGAAAGACTGGGGGCCGCGACCACACCG GGAAAATCCAGGTCCATGGGATCGGTGGAGGTCACAAACAGAGATATCGAATGATTGATTTCCAGAGGCTCCGATACCGGCCTGGCCAGCCCGAGGCACCCTTTGAGGAGAAGGTAGTCGAAGTTCGCTACGACCCGTGCAG GTCTGCTGATATTGCGCTGCTCGCTGGGGGAAGCAGGAAGCGGTGGATCATTGCCACAGAAAACATGGAGCCCGGTGATGTCGTGAAAACATCCGGGCAGATCGGCCGGATGGCAG TGTCTGCCAATGAGGGCGACGCCTATCCACTCGGAGCGCTTCCCGTGGGAACACTGCTGAATAGTTTGGAGTTGCAACCAGGGAAAGGAGCCCTGTACATCCGAGCTGCAG GTACTTGTGGTGCGTTGCTTCGGAAGGTGAATGGCACAGCGATTGTTCAGCTTCCATCCAAACGCCAGGTCCAG GTTCTCGAGACATGTGTAGCGACCGTTGGCCGTGtgtctaatgttgaccataacaAGCGTGTGATTGGTAAAGCTGGTCGCAATCGCTGGCTGGGTATCCGGCCCTCAAGTGGCCTGTGGCAGAGGAAGGGTGGCTGGGCTGGTCGGAAGATTCGGCCACTACCACCCATGAAGAGTTATGTAAACCTGCCATCGCGAGGGACTCTGAGCTGA